The following are from one region of the Thermococcus cleftensis genome:
- a CDS encoding toll/interleukin-1 receptor domain-containing protein, whose translation MIELLSVFISHSSSDYEVITKVKETLEVQGFHVYLAEEDVRAGTYLPAKIEEAIRRCDVVLAILTSKASKSAWVQQELGYAKAIGKLIIPLVEEGVNVTGFLTGVEYIRFDPRNLEPALQKIKEYLTRLKESKEFKEMLGVLILIALGAFAAYYLTHKK comes from the coding sequence GTGATTGAATTGTTGAGTGTTTTTATTAGCCATTCCTCCTCAGATTATGAAGTTATCACAAAGGTGAAAGAGACCTTAGAAGTTCAAGGATTCCATGTATACCTTGCAGAGGAAGACGTTAGGGCTGGTACTTATCTTCCCGCCAAGATAGAAGAGGCCATCAGACGATGTGATGTTGTTCTCGCAATATTGACAAGTAAAGCTTCAAAGTCGGCATGGGTTCAACAGGAATTGGGATATGCAAAAGCTATTGGAAAACTGATAATTCCCCTGGTAGAGGAGGGGGTTAATGTTACTGGCTTTTTAACCGGTGTTGAATACATAAGATTTGATCCGAGAAACTTAGAGCCAGCACTCCAAAAGATTAAGGAATACTTAACTAGACTAAAAGAGTCAAAGGAATTCAAGGAGATGCTTGGGGTGCTAATTTTGATTGCCTTGGGAGCTTTTGCAGCCTATTATTTGACTCACAAAAAATAA